Proteins from one Oscillatoria nigro-viridis PCC 7112 genomic window:
- a CDS encoding DUF1997 domain-containing protein has translation MKQDSAEYQTFEASDENYYPDVSFRQPESGSADAPEEVEPIWFQTHFEDSMEMYADAETVAKHLNNHKTWFCQCASPMKAEPIGENGYDLLIGRFGAFGYRVEARIGLELLPPDAEGCYLIQTIPVPDYTSPGYEVDFRSAMKLVEIPSQEFAADWPSAERAKLPPAITSATWKLDLAVGVCFPKFIRSMSQPLIEKTGDALLEKIIKQVNRRLTYKTQLVFHESLGIPFPKNPKKH, from the coding sequence ATGAAGCAAGATTCCGCTGAATATCAAACTTTTGAAGCTTCTGACGAAAATTACTACCCAGATGTGAGTTTCCGACAGCCAGAAAGTGGAAGCGCGGATGCACCAGAGGAAGTTGAGCCGATTTGGTTTCAGACGCATTTTGAAGACAGCATGGAGATGTACGCCGATGCGGAGACGGTGGCGAAGCATTTGAACAACCACAAGACTTGGTTTTGCCAGTGCGCTTCGCCGATGAAGGCCGAGCCGATCGGAGAAAACGGCTATGATTTATTAATCGGGCGTTTTGGGGCTTTCGGCTACCGCGTTGAAGCGAGAATTGGTTTAGAGTTGCTGCCGCCGGATGCTGAAGGCTGCTATTTGATTCAGACTATTCCGGTTCCGGATTATACCTCGCCTGGGTATGAAGTGGATTTTCGATCGGCAATGAAGCTAGTGGAGATACCGTCTCAGGAGTTTGCCGCCGATTGGCCGAGTGCGGAACGTGCTAAGCTGCCGCCTGCGATTACCAGCGCTACGTGGAAGCTGGATTTGGCTGTGGGAGTTTGCTTTCCCAAGTTTATTCGATCGATGTCTCAACCTTTGATAGAAAAAACCGGCGATGCGCTTTTGGAAAAAATCATCAAACAAGTTAACCGGCGCTTGACTTATAAAACTCAGCTTGTTTTTCACGAAAGTTTGGGCATTCCTTTTCCAAAAAATCCTAAGAAACATTAA